In a genomic window of Pseudomonas putida:
- a CDS encoding short-chain dehydrogenase has protein sequence MQEFMALTSNADDLPSLFVNTTQPLHSLLSTASYRIRAVTQILENLAMRGDITTDSVILSDFALLCCIPLRDGCDVLDVIARRMDAEPS, from the coding sequence ATGCAAGAGTTCATGGCCTTAACCAGTAACGCCGACGATCTCCCCTCGCTTTTTGTGAATACCACACAACCCCTCCACTCCCTGCTCAGCACGGCCAGTTACAGAATTCGGGCCGTGACGCAGATCCTAGAAAATCTCGCGATGCGGGGTGATATCACCACTGACTCGGTCATCCTCAGCGACTTTGCATTGCTCTGCTGCATTCCGCTGCGCGATGGCTGCGATGTTTTGGACGTTATTGCTCGACGCATGGATGCAGAACCGTCGTGA
- a CDS encoding class I SAM-dependent methyltransferase, with translation MTQNIYDDSNFFHGYSQMARSINGLDAAPEWPALKAMLPPMQGLKVVDLGCGYGWFCRWASEQGAQSVLGLDVSEKMLDKARSTTPNSNIRYERADLEHLDLPAASFDLAYSSLALHYIKDLAGLFANIYTALKPGSHFVFSIEHPIFMAPRNPGWITDADGRKSWPVDSYQLQGERVTNWLADGVIKQHRTIGTLLNTLIAAGFSIRHVNEWGPTDAQVTALPALAEERERPMMMLVSVHR, from the coding sequence ATGACCCAAAATATCTACGACGACTCCAACTTCTTCCACGGCTACAGCCAGATGGCCCGTTCCATCAATGGCCTTGATGCCGCACCGGAATGGCCCGCACTGAAGGCCATGCTACCGCCCATGCAAGGCTTGAAGGTCGTGGACCTCGGCTGCGGCTATGGTTGGTTTTGCCGCTGGGCCAGTGAACAAGGCGCCCAAAGCGTGCTCGGCCTGGACGTGTCGGAAAAAATGCTCGATAAGGCGCGCAGCACAACACCCAACAGCAACATCCGCTACGAACGCGCCGACCTGGAACATCTCGACCTGCCAGCCGCCAGTTTCGATCTGGCCTACAGTTCCCTGGCCCTGCACTACATCAAGGATTTGGCGGGTCTATTCGCCAATATTTACACCGCCCTCAAGCCCGGTTCGCACTTTGTGTTCTCCATCGAACACCCCATCTTCATGGCACCGCGCAACCCCGGCTGGATCACCGATGCCGACGGTCGCAAGAGCTGGCCCGTCGATAGCTATCAACTGCAAGGCGAACGTGTGACCAACTGGCTGGCGGACGGCGTGATCAAGCAGCACCGCACGATCGGTACCTTGCTCAACACCCTGATTGCCGCCGGTTTCAGCATCCGGCATGTCAATGAATGGGGGCCGACGGATGCACAAGTGACGGCCCTGCCGGCACTGGCCGAAGAGCGGGAGCGGCCGATGATGATGTTGGTCAGCGTTCACCGCTGA